In the Ursus arctos isolate Adak ecotype North America unplaced genomic scaffold, UrsArc2.0 scaffold_5, whole genome shotgun sequence genome, one interval contains:
- the LOC130542724 gene encoding olfactory receptor 14A2-like produces MTNVTLVAGFLLVGFSDIQELQIVYGMLFLVIYLAILMSNLLIITLTTLDLQLQTPMYFFLKNLSFLDVFLVSFPIPNFIVNNLTDSNSISPLRCAFQLLLMTSIPAGEVFVLTAMSYDQYVAMCCPLHYEVIMNGGACVLMAGVSWAVGGLFGALYTAGTFFMPFCGSNVIPQFFCDVPSLLRISCSETLLVVYISIGIGMCLCMSCFISIVTSYAYIFSTVLKIPATKGQSKAFSICFPHLIVFTLFIITACFVYLKLSSNPPAVIDRLFSVIYTVVPPILNPVIYSLRNKDMKWTLMRLLHKTCGQESHSI; encoded by the coding sequence ATGACCAATGTCACCTTGGTGGCAGGATTTCTCCTTGTGGGGTTTTCTGACATCCAAGAGCTTCAGATTGTATATGGGATGCTCTTCCTGGTGATTTATCTGGCTATCCTAATGAGTAATCTTCTCATCATTACTCTCACTACCCTAGACCTGCAGCTACAAACACCAATGTACTTTTTCCTGAAAAACTTGTCTTTCCTGGATGTCTTCCTTGTGTCTTTCCCAATCCCCAATTTCATTGTCAACAACCTAACTGACAGCAATTCCATTTCCCCTTTAAGATGTGCCTTCCAGCTACTTTTAATGACTTCCATCCCAGCGGGTGAGGTATTTGTCCTCACTGCCATGTCCTATGACCAATATGTAGCCATGTGTTGTCCCCTGCACTATGAGGTCATCATGAATGGTGGTGCCTGTGTACTGATGGCAGGTGTTTCCTGGGCCGTTGGGGGACTCTTTGGAGCTCTGTACACTGCTGGCACATTTTTTATGCCGTTCTGTGGCTCCAATGTGATACCACAGTTTTTCTGTGATGTTCCCTCATTGCTAAGGATTTCCTGTTCTGAAACACTCCTGGTAGTTTACATAAGTATTGGAATAGGCATGTGCTTATGCATGTCGTGTTTCATCTCCATTGTTACATCTTATGCTTATATTTTCTCCACTGTGCTGAAGATTCCAGCCACAAAAGGCCAGTCGAAAGCTTTCTCCATATGCTTTCCCCATCTCAttgtttttactcttttcattATAACTGCTTGTTTTGTTTATCTCAAACTATCTTCAAATCCACCTGCAGTTATTGACAGGCTGTTTTCTGTAATCTACACTGTGGTACCTCCAATACTCAACCCTGtaatctacagcctgaggaacaaggaCATGAAATGGACTCTTATGAGATTGCTGCACAAAACCTGTGGCCAAGAGTCACATTCCATTTAA